One Actinosynnema pretiosum DNA segment encodes these proteins:
- a CDS encoding collagen-binding domain-containing protein → MLALASGVAATQVRPALAEPSAVVNPVRTVDPTDVYRDPAHGFIVLVEQDATLRENEVEGPVAIGGNLSFRDFRAGSNHPGAYVLPGDAQPTSLVVGGRLDYAASTPTARFDLLNASYAKFGDLSNATAVENVSTTDIVPAGRPAPVLQVHTPQPAASLTRPSGFDLPTLFTTYRKLNAGMAACPSTAVLRDQNGQNPWNGEDPTATLGLRPGQNTLTLTPDQLDKLATLNPLAGYNQPGDGSGAWLIVNVPFTGDRALHLPNVTWQGNSASRHVLWNFTTTGTLTLPPETGTLWGTLYAPNAHVLDVSPGNVEGDLIARTLTMGGPDSGSGGEVHHAPFQEVVTTCATADPPSTTTDAPDTTDLPVSSTTDLATTTDAPTTDAPTTTDTPVTDLPTTTDAPVTSTTDTPAPQPPTTGQPPAEPAPTTTTTPLSTPTTAPAPTTAPLTTTEPPPSPTTATTTSPPTTTGPSTTTGQAPTPTTITTTAAPITTPTTTTRHLIPPRTSFKGGLITAPGLIDPVTTDPILTDPPTTDPTTTTPTTRPPTSISDPTPLTTPPPTTTTGRPPANLMGTEDPPTPTTTTAAAEQATAPPTHPLAGTGSPAATLLGLAATLLIAGAALTALDRTRTPKP, encoded by the coding sequence GTGCTCGCGCTCGCCTCCGGCGTCGCCGCGACGCAGGTCCGCCCGGCGCTCGCCGAGCCGAGCGCGGTCGTCAACCCGGTGCGCACGGTCGACCCCACCGACGTCTACCGCGACCCGGCCCACGGCTTCATCGTCCTCGTCGAGCAGGACGCCACCCTCCGCGAGAACGAGGTCGAGGGCCCGGTCGCGATCGGCGGGAACCTCAGCTTCCGCGACTTCCGCGCCGGTTCCAACCACCCCGGCGCCTACGTCCTCCCCGGTGACGCCCAACCGACCAGCCTCGTCGTCGGTGGCCGCCTCGACTACGCCGCCAGCACCCCCACCGCCCGCTTCGACCTGCTCAACGCGTCCTACGCGAAGTTCGGCGACCTCTCCAACGCCACCGCCGTCGAGAACGTCAGCACCACCGACATCGTCCCCGCAGGCCGCCCAGCCCCGGTCCTCCAGGTCCACACCCCCCAACCCGCCGCCTCGCTCACCCGCCCCTCGGGCTTCGACCTCCCCACCCTCTTCACCACCTACCGCAAGCTCAACGCCGGCATGGCCGCCTGCCCGTCCACCGCCGTCCTGCGCGACCAGAACGGTCAGAACCCCTGGAACGGCGAGGACCCCACCGCGACCCTCGGCCTGCGCCCAGGCCAGAACACCCTCACCCTCACCCCCGACCAGCTCGACAAGCTGGCCACCCTCAACCCCCTCGCCGGCTACAACCAACCCGGCGACGGAAGCGGCGCCTGGCTGATCGTGAACGTCCCGTTCACCGGCGACCGCGCGCTCCACCTGCCGAACGTCACCTGGCAGGGCAACTCCGCGTCCCGGCACGTCCTGTGGAACTTCACCACCACCGGCACCCTCACCCTCCCCCCGGAGACCGGCACCCTCTGGGGAACCCTGTACGCCCCGAACGCGCACGTCCTCGACGTGAGCCCAGGCAACGTCGAGGGCGACCTGATCGCCCGAACCCTGACGATGGGCGGCCCGGACTCCGGGAGCGGCGGCGAGGTCCACCACGCGCCCTTCCAGGAGGTGGTCACCACCTGCGCGACCGCCGACCCGCCGTCGACCACCACGGACGCGCCTGACACCACGGACCTGCCCGTCTCCAGCACCACGGACCTGGCCACCACTACGGACGCGCCCACCACGGACGCGCCCACCACCACGGACACGCCCGTCACGGACCTGCCCACCACCACGGACGCGCCCGTCACCAGCACCACGGACACCCCTGCCCCGCAGCCTCCAACAACGGGTCAACCACCTGCCGAACCGGCCCCCACCACAACCACCACGCCCCTGAGCACCCCGACCACCGCGCCTGCCCCGACCACCGCGCCGCTCACCACAACCGAGCCGCCGCCGTCGCCCACCACCGCCACCACCACGTCACCACCCACCACCACCGGGCCCTCAACCACCACAGGTCAGGCCCCCACCCCCACCACCATCACCACAACCGCCGCCCCCATCACCACACCCACCACCACGACCAGACACCTGATCCCCCCAAGAACCTCGTTCAAGGGCGGCCTCATCACGGCTCCGGGCCTGATCGACCCGGTGACCACCGACCCGATCCTCACCGACCCACCCACCACCGACCCCACCACCACAACACCCACCACCCGGCCGCCCACCTCCATCAGCGACCCGACCCCACTCACCACCCCGCCACCCACCACAACAACCGGCAGGCCCCCGGCGAACCTCATGGGCACCGAAGACCCACCCACCCCCACAACCACCACCGCCGCCGCCGAACAAGCAACCGCACCGCCCACCCATCCCCTGGCAGGCACAGGCTCCCCCGCGGCAACACTCCTGGGCCTCGCCGCCACCCTCCTCATCGCAGGCGCAGCCCTGACCGCCCTCGACCGCACCAGAACCCCCAAGCCCTGA
- a CDS encoding substrate-binding domain-containing protein encodes MSAVLVLVALAGCTVEQAEPEGEPSLRGVPTTLRVLAGSELADMAPVLEEAERATGVKVEFTFTGTLDGAQKVAEGKADGAHDAVWFSSTKYLRSLPEARGRLGAEVQVMSSPVVLGLRQSAARELGWADGNVTWGGIAEAAGAGRFTFAMTDPAASNTGFSALVAVATALDGSGRALDTGAIARVAGPVSGLFTGHRITAGSSDWLADAFVKRARGEDAGGPVDGLITYEASLSSLNSGGELPEPLVPLYPSDGVVSADYPLAVLSGADERARDAHRRLAEHLVRAEVQREIVARTGRRPAVAGLDLPRGARSGLVEIPFPDSQAVVGALLDAYYDELRRPSRTVYVLDVSGSMEGERMAQLKRALSRLTGSDESLTGQYCRFRSREEVVLLPFNQAPLPAQEFSVDVGAPRETLERIRGAVEGLVAGGDTAVYDSLERAYGVVGSSPGRFTSVVLMTDGENRLGRTFAEYREFARGKAVPVFPIVFGEASRAEMGEIAEITGGAVWDANSESLERAFCQIRGYQ; translated from the coding sequence GTGTCGGCAGTGCTGGTGCTCGTCGCGCTGGCGGGCTGCACGGTCGAGCAGGCCGAACCCGAGGGCGAGCCCTCGCTGCGCGGTGTCCCGACGACGTTGCGGGTGCTGGCGGGCAGCGAGCTGGCCGACATGGCGCCGGTGCTGGAGGAGGCCGAGCGCGCCACCGGGGTGAAGGTCGAGTTCACCTTCACCGGCACGCTCGACGGGGCGCAGAAGGTCGCCGAGGGCAAGGCCGACGGGGCGCACGACGCGGTGTGGTTCTCGTCCACCAAGTACCTGCGGAGCCTGCCCGAGGCGCGCGGCAGGCTCGGGGCCGAGGTGCAGGTGATGTCGTCGCCGGTGGTGCTCGGGCTCCGGCAGTCGGCCGCGCGCGAGCTGGGGTGGGCGGACGGGAACGTTACGTGGGGCGGGATCGCCGAGGCCGCGGGGGCCGGGCGGTTCACGTTCGCGATGACCGACCCCGCCGCGTCGAACACCGGGTTCTCGGCGCTGGTCGCGGTGGCGACGGCGCTGGACGGGAGCGGGCGGGCGCTGGACACCGGGGCGATCGCGCGGGTCGCCGGGCCGGTGTCGGGGCTGTTCACCGGGCACCGGATCACGGCCGGGTCGTCGGACTGGTTGGCGGACGCGTTCGTGAAGCGGGCCAGGGGGGAGGACGCGGGCGGGCCGGTCGACGGGCTGATCACGTACGAGGCGTCGTTGTCGTCGCTGAACTCCGGCGGGGAGCTGCCCGAGCCGCTGGTGCCGCTGTACCCGAGCGACGGGGTGGTGAGCGCGGACTACCCGCTGGCGGTGCTGTCGGGGGCGGACGAGCGGGCGCGCGACGCGCACCGGCGGCTCGCGGAGCACCTGGTGCGGGCGGAGGTGCAGCGGGAGATCGTGGCCAGGACCGGGCGGCGGCCCGCCGTGGCCGGGCTGGACCTGCCCCGCGGGGCGCGGTCGGGGTTGGTGGAGATCCCGTTCCCGGACAGTCAGGCTGTGGTGGGGGCGTTGCTGGACGCGTACTACGACGAGCTGCGGCGGCCTTCGCGGACGGTGTACGTGCTGGACGTGTCCGGGTCCATGGAGGGGGAACGGATGGCGCAGCTGAAGCGGGCGCTGAGCCGGTTGACCGGGTCCGACGAGTCGTTGACGGGGCAGTACTGCCGGTTCCGGAGCCGGGAGGAGGTGGTGCTGCTGCCGTTCAACCAGGCGCCGCTCCCGGCGCAGGAGTTCAGCGTGGACGTGGGGGCGCCTCGGGAGACGTTGGAGCGGATCCGGGGGGCGGTCGAGGGGCTGGTCGCCGGGGGTGACACGGCGGTGTACGACAGCTTGGAGCGGGCGTACGGGGTGGTGGGGAGCTCGCCGGGGCGGTTCACGAGCGTGGTGCTGATGACCGACGGGGAGAACCGGCTGGGGCGGACGTTCGCGGAGTACCGGGAGTTCGCTCGGGGGAAGGCGGTTCCGGTGTTCCCGATCGTGTTCGGCGAGGCTTCTCGGGCGGAGATGGGGGAGATCGCGGAGATCACGGGTGGGGCGGTGTGGGACGCGAACTCGGAGTCGTTGGAGCGGGCGTTCTGCCAGATCCGGGGGTATCAGTGA
- a CDS encoding FHA domain-containing protein encodes MVMHFLEPRTPSLLRREPLVAGAPAPRGTLFALGEDGGYAATPSPGALLLLGRNSPDVHVTVGSGDWHVSREHAALRRDGDGWLVRNSGRLPIGLPGRSPLLSGHETALAPGYTPLHIRGSRLHLVELLVSTGGPPAGAVRPDTGTRDLVWPLTDRERLVLVALFQLALLGAPDARPLSWNETRDALAAVPGQPGWTDRKAEHVVDVVRRRLAASGVPGVTADSAPPDAIKTNLLRVLLETATLVPPDLRLLDTGIGGG; translated from the coding sequence GTGGTGATGCACTTCCTGGAACCCCGAACCCCGAGCCTGCTGCGCCGGGAACCCCTGGTCGCAGGCGCCCCGGCGCCACGCGGCACCCTCTTCGCCCTCGGCGAGGACGGCGGCTACGCCGCGACCCCGTCCCCCGGCGCCCTGCTCCTCCTCGGCCGCAACAGCCCGGACGTGCACGTGACCGTAGGCTCGGGCGACTGGCACGTCAGCCGCGAGCACGCGGCCCTGCGCCGCGACGGCGACGGCTGGCTGGTGCGCAACAGCGGCAGGCTCCCGATCGGCCTCCCCGGCCGCTCACCCCTGCTGAGCGGCCACGAGACCGCGCTGGCCCCCGGCTACACCCCGCTGCACATCAGGGGTTCCCGCCTGCACCTGGTGGAACTGCTGGTCAGCACCGGCGGCCCACCCGCCGGAGCGGTCCGCCCGGACACCGGGACCCGCGACCTGGTGTGGCCGCTGACCGACCGGGAGCGCCTGGTGCTGGTCGCGCTGTTCCAGCTCGCGCTGCTGGGCGCCCCGGACGCCCGCCCGCTGTCCTGGAACGAGACCCGCGACGCGCTCGCCGCCGTGCCGGGCCAGCCCGGCTGGACCGACCGCAAAGCCGAGCACGTGGTGGACGTGGTGCGACGGCGGCTGGCCGCCTCGGGTGTGCCGGGGGTGACCGCCGACTCGGCGCCACCGGACGCGATCAAGACCAACCTGCTGCGGGTGCTGCTGGAGACCGCGACCCTGGTCCCACCCGACCTGCGGCTGCTGGACACCGGGATCGGGGGCGGGTGA
- a CDS encoding serine/threonine-protein kinase, with protein sequence MIRLLGRGGMGEVHVAEDTSRDDRKVAIKLLPTDVLRDPELEERFRRECALAARIDHPNVLPVYDYSVGARPYIVMRYVEGTDLATEVARGPLSPERAVSVVEQVAAALDAAHRKSLRHRDVKPSNVLLEQGARRGTDHAWLFDWGIAQPITAPPITRLGQVVGTPHYIAPERLETSASDHRADVYSLAVVLYECLAGRRPFDGDEVQVLMGHLKGEVPPLPPHLPHAMQEVVERGLAKHPADRYQSAGELAAAAHDALTAELPAPELPPPAQNHPEAPEPAAAPLVPTPPDLPHPRSHPRSPWTAPVVTGVLAGGVSLVATPFFLAPPLWSHPALAVAVALLTYAVTGNPPHPTATQPQPQPQPQPANDKGPNPGDETKDVGSGGFPSPRP encoded by the coding sequence TTGATCCGCTTGCTCGGCCGAGGCGGCATGGGCGAGGTGCACGTCGCCGAGGACACCTCGCGGGACGACCGCAAGGTCGCCATCAAGCTGCTCCCGACCGACGTCCTGCGCGATCCCGAGCTGGAAGAGCGGTTCCGCCGCGAGTGCGCGCTAGCCGCGCGCATCGACCACCCCAACGTCCTCCCGGTCTACGACTACTCCGTGGGCGCCCGCCCGTACATCGTGATGCGCTACGTGGAGGGCACCGACCTGGCGACCGAGGTCGCACGCGGCCCGCTCTCCCCGGAACGCGCGGTCAGCGTGGTCGAGCAGGTCGCCGCCGCCCTGGACGCCGCGCACCGCAAGTCCCTGCGCCACCGCGACGTGAAGCCGTCGAACGTGCTCCTGGAGCAGGGCGCCCGCCGGGGCACCGACCACGCCTGGCTGTTCGACTGGGGCATCGCCCAACCGATCACCGCCCCACCGATCACCCGCCTGGGCCAGGTCGTCGGCACCCCGCACTACATCGCCCCCGAACGCCTGGAGACCTCAGCCTCGGACCACCGCGCAGACGTTTACTCCCTCGCCGTGGTCCTGTACGAGTGCCTCGCGGGCCGCAGACCGTTCGACGGCGACGAGGTCCAGGTCCTGATGGGACACCTGAAGGGCGAGGTCCCCCCGCTCCCACCCCACCTGCCGCACGCGATGCAGGAGGTCGTGGAACGCGGCCTGGCCAAGCACCCCGCGGACCGCTACCAGTCAGCCGGGGAACTGGCCGCAGCCGCGCACGACGCCCTGACCGCAGAACTCCCCGCACCCGAACTCCCGCCCCCTGCCCAGAACCACCCGGAAGCCCCGGAGCCAGCCGCCGCACCCCTCGTCCCCACCCCTCCCGACCTCCCCCACCCCCGCTCTCACCCCCGGTCCCCCTGGACCGCGCCCGTCGTGACCGGCGTCCTGGCAGGCGGTGTGAGCCTCGTGGCGACCCCGTTCTTCCTGGCCCCACCGCTCTGGTCCCACCCGGCCCTGGCCGTGGCGGTCGCACTGCTGACCTACGCCGTGACCGGCAACCCCCCACACCCCACCGCCACCCAGCCCCAGCCCCAGCCCCAGCCCCAGCCCGCGAACGACAAAGGCCCGAACCCCGGTGACGAGACCAAAGACGTCGGCTCGGGAGGGTTCCCGAGCCCACGCCCCTAG
- a CDS encoding MFS transporter — MRCRGWSGCLLPGRGWKPRACSRWRHSILARFSPVLRLPEGRRNWWVLAVVSLTQLLVVLDGTIVNVALPSAQVELGMSDSARQWVVTAYALAFGALLLLGGRIADFWGRRRAFLLGLALFGVVSVWGGVAGSGAELLAARGLQGVAAALMAPAALAIVTVTFPSGRERNVAFAVFGGISGAGAAIGLLLGGVLTEYLSWRWCLLVNVPFVVVGVVAGGLLLSESRADGDRRYDVLGAVAVSGGLGALVYGLTLAEESLVSASALGFVVLGVLLLGAFVVVEARSAHPLLPLRVFADRVRVAAFLVQGITGAVMIGAMLYLTFHLQGVLGLSPLLAGLGTLPITASITLTVPFATRMLERVGPRAQLVLGPVLAACGVGYLGLITADGGYWAQVLPGLVLFGAGMGFTFVPLQNLALLGVEARDAGAAAATATAANQVGGSVGLAVVTAIYSGVVARAEGPVVVERVVSGYSAVFATAAVLLCVAAAVAFTLIGKGTALRTGVESAPAVHLG; from the coding sequence GTGCGTTGCCGGGGGTGGTCGGGGTGCTTGCTGCCCGGTCGGGGCTGGAAACCTCGGGCGTGTTCGCGGTGGAGGCACTCCATTCTTGCTCGGTTCAGCCCTGTTCTTCGTCTGCCTGAGGGCAGGAGGAACTGGTGGGTTCTCGCGGTTGTTTCCCTGACGCAGTTGCTGGTCGTCCTTGACGGGACCATCGTCAACGTCGCGCTTCCCAGTGCTCAGGTTGAGCTCGGCATGTCGGACAGCGCGCGGCAGTGGGTGGTTACGGCCTATGCGCTTGCCTTTGGGGCCTTGTTGTTGCTCGGTGGGCGGATCGCGGACTTCTGGGGGCGGCGGCGGGCCTTTTTGCTTGGGCTTGCGCTGTTCGGCGTGGTGTCGGTGTGGGGTGGGGTTGCCGGGAGTGGCGCCGAGCTGCTCGCGGCTCGGGGGTTGCAGGGGGTTGCCGCCGCGTTGATGGCGCCTGCGGCCCTGGCGATCGTCACCGTCACGTTTCCCTCCGGACGTGAGCGCAACGTCGCCTTCGCCGTCTTCGGCGGGATTTCCGGTGCTGGGGCGGCCATCGGGCTGCTGCTCGGGGGTGTGCTGACCGAGTACCTGTCGTGGCGGTGGTGCCTGCTGGTGAACGTGCCGTTCGTGGTGGTCGGGGTGGTCGCCGGCGGGCTGCTGCTCTCCGAGTCGCGCGCTGACGGGGATCGGCGGTACGACGTGCTCGGGGCGGTCGCCGTCAGCGGGGGGCTCGGGGCGCTCGTGTACGGGCTCACGCTCGCGGAGGAGTCCCTGGTGTCCGCCTCCGCCTTGGGGTTCGTGGTGCTCGGGGTGCTGCTGCTGGGGGCGTTCGTGGTCGTGGAGGCGCGGTCCGCGCATCCGCTGCTGCCGCTGCGGGTGTTCGCCGACCGGGTTCGGGTCGCGGCGTTCCTCGTCCAGGGGATCACGGGGGCGGTGATGATCGGGGCGATGCTGTACCTGACGTTCCACCTGCAGGGGGTGCTGGGGCTCTCCCCGCTGCTCGCCGGGCTCGGCACGTTGCCGATCACCGCGAGCATCACGCTCACCGTGCCGTTCGCCACCCGGATGCTGGAGCGGGTCGGGCCTCGGGCCCAGCTCGTGCTCGGGCCGGTGCTCGCGGCCTGCGGGGTGGGGTACCTGGGGCTGATCACGGCTGACGGCGGGTACTGGGCGCAGGTGCTGCCCGGACTGGTGCTGTTCGGGGCGGGCATGGGGTTCACGTTCGTGCCGCTGCAGAACCTCGCGCTGCTCGGGGTGGAGGCTCGGGACGCCGGGGCCGCCGCGGCCACCGCCACCGCCGCCAACCAGGTCGGTGGGTCGGTGGGGCTCGCGGTGGTGACGGCCATCTACTCGGGCGTGGTGGCTCGGGCCGAGGGGCCCGTGGTCGTCGAGCGGGTGGTGTCGGGGTACTCGGCGGTGTTCGCCACTGCCGCCGTGCTGCTGTGCGTCGCTGCCGCGGTGGCCTTCACGCTGATCGGCAAGGGGACCGCGCTGCGGACCGGCGTCGAGAGCGCGCCCGCGGTGCACCTGGGGTGA
- a CDS encoding GNAT family N-acetyltransferase: protein MIGTTVEATGLDAGELGAVLAEALHDSPLAEHYEPDGERRREVLELKFGAVVADWLTEPPLPAVRAWLTPCRSAAAVWTHADYRPEPVEELETARWVADQIGPFGAARYERAVALAEEREPDLPHHRLRALATVPHRRRSGLASVVLEPGLRWCDEGGTPAYLWTAGDEVLPFYRVHGFDVLWTQPVAGGLRLHGLWRDPVVDGVEGRIPRSRGRSPQS, encoded by the coding sequence GTGATCGGGACCACGGTGGAGGCGACCGGGCTGGACGCGGGGGAGTTGGGGGCGGTGCTCGCGGAGGCGTTGCACGACAGCCCGCTGGCCGAGCACTACGAGCCCGACGGTGAGCGGCGGCGGGAGGTGCTGGAGCTCAAGTTCGGGGCCGTGGTCGCGGACTGGTTGACCGAGCCGCCGCTGCCCGCGGTCCGGGCCTGGTTGACGCCGTGCCGGTCGGCCGCCGCCGTGTGGACGCACGCCGACTACCGGCCCGAGCCCGTTGAGGAGTTGGAGACCGCGCGGTGGGTGGCCGACCAGATCGGGCCGTTCGGGGCCGCGCGGTACGAGCGGGCCGTGGCGTTGGCCGAGGAGCGTGAGCCCGACCTGCCGCACCACCGGTTGCGGGCGCTGGCCACTGTGCCGCACCGGCGCCGCAGCGGGCTGGCCTCGGTGGTGCTGGAGCCGGGGCTGCGGTGGTGCGACGAGGGGGGCACGCCCGCCTACCTGTGGACCGCGGGTGACGAGGTGCTGCCGTTCTACCGGGTGCACGGGTTCGACGTGCTGTGGACTCAGCCGGTGGCGGGCGGGTTGCGGTTGCACGGGTTGTGGCGGGACCCGGTGGTGGACGGGGTCGAGGGGCGCATTCCGCGCAGTCGTGGGCGCAGCCCGCAGAGCTGA